In Candidatus Vogelbacteria bacterium, the following proteins share a genomic window:
- the murA gene encoding UDP-N-acetylglucosamine 1-carboxyvinyltransferase, with translation MANEQDYFEIKGLSGQRTLAGSIKVGGAKNAVLKVLAASLLFKNEVTISNVPDIEDVKRILELLEDLGVVVEKISDDTYRLFTQDVKTHVISPDIAKRIRASIALTGPLLARLGKVSFPHPGGCVIGKRPIDIFLKGFTDMGAVFSEKEKEYIFKVKNKNKRLHGAEIFLRVASVGSTEALMMASVLASGVTVIKNAALEPEIQSLGEFLNQCGAKIYGLGTPTLTIEGGGLLDGSGQVYQTIPDRIEAGSFIILGALAGKDLKITNCEPDHLDSLLLSLRSAGVKLIVGEDFVQVKGVQPKKFKALDIKTHEYPGFPTDLQAPLAVFLTQTEGQSFMFETIFEGRLQYLETLNRMGANARILDSHRAIIEGQTKLFGKHVESPDLRAGLAYVLAGIIAKGETVVHNVHYIDRGYENIVERLKKVGVNITRQH, from the coding sequence ATGGCTAATGAGCAAGACTATTTTGAGATTAAAGGTTTGTCTGGTCAAAGAACCTTGGCTGGTTCTATTAAGGTTGGTGGAGCTAAAAACGCTGTTCTGAAGGTGTTAGCGGCTTCTTTGTTGTTTAAAAACGAAGTGACTATTTCCAATGTGCCGGACATTGAAGATGTGAAGAGAATCTTGGAATTGTTAGAAGATTTAGGGGTGGTAGTTGAAAAGATAAGTGATGATACTTATCGGTTGTTTACCCAAGATGTTAAAACTCATGTTATATCGCCAGATATCGCAAAAAGGATTAGAGCTTCAATCGCTTTAACTGGGCCACTGTTGGCTCGGTTAGGTAAAGTTTCTTTTCCTCATCCTGGTGGTTGTGTGATAGGTAAACGGCCAATTGATATTTTCCTGAAAGGTTTTACTGATATGGGGGCGGTCTTTAGTGAAAAAGAAAAAGAATACATTTTTAAGGTTAAAAATAAAAATAAGCGTTTGCATGGGGCGGAGATTTTTTTGCGTGTGGCTAGTGTGGGTAGTACGGAAGCCTTGATGATGGCCTCTGTTCTGGCTTCCGGGGTGACAGTTATAAAAAATGCTGCCCTAGAACCAGAGATTCAAAGTTTAGGAGAATTTTTAAATCAGTGTGGCGCTAAAATTTACGGTTTAGGGACACCAACTTTAACAATTGAAGGTGGTGGTTTATTGGATGGTTCCGGACAAGTTTATCAAACTATTCCCGATCGAATTGAAGCTGGTAGTTTTATTATCTTGGGGGCACTAGCTGGTAAAGATTTAAAAATAACTAATTGTGAACCAGATCATCTAGATTCATTATTATTGTCTTTAAGATCGGCGGGAGTAAAATTAATTGTTGGTGAAGATTTTGTGCAAGTTAAAGGGGTGCAACCTAAAAAATTTAAAGCCTTGGATATAAAAACTCATGAATACCCAGGCTTCCCAACTGACTTGCAAGCACCATTAGCTGTCTTTTTGACGCAGACTGAGGGACAAAGTTTTATGTTTGAAACTATTTTTGAAGGTCGGCTGCAATATTTAGAAACATTAAACCGAATGGGGGCTAATGCTCGCATTCTTGATTCTCATCGAGCGATTATTGAGGGCCAAACTAAATTATTTGGTAAACATGTGGAGAGTCCTGACCTGAGAGCGGGTTTGGCTTACGTTTTGGCTGGTATTATTGCTAAAGGGGAAACTGTGGTCCATAATGTCCACTATATTGATCGTGGTTACGAAAATATAGTTGAACGACTAAAAAAGGTGGGTGTCAATATTACCCGCCAACACTAA
- a CDS encoding DUF916 domain-containing protein gives MIKKILITTWLVVVFFIPNTSQAVEPSLTLGPGKIEVELIPGGQISKDIFIVNNLGRESVFDISFEDVEASPAEEGGVRFLGRLTSRFSLKNYFSVPEQSFVLAEGEEKTIPVTITLPDQAPVGSLHAAVLVTPRLETVTASPQTKPRLGLLVFVKVAGEKQESGFLASLNQGRYVNFGSQAIKFSMLFNNKGNTYLNPYGLLSIKPLFGGQSKEIVIKPWFVLPQSARQKIVLAPELKTGIYQAELQLNRGYENIIDKKTVWFIVLGWLTGLIIGGIIILLIGGLIYRFMIKLKT, from the coding sequence ATGATTAAAAAAATACTCATTACAACTTGGTTGGTGGTTGTTTTTTTCATACCAAACACCTCTCAGGCGGTTGAACCGTCGCTAACTTTAGGTCCAGGAAAAATAGAAGTAGAATTAATTCCAGGCGGTCAGATTAGTAAAGATATTTTTATTGTTAACAATTTAGGGCGAGAGAGTGTTTTTGATATTTCATTTGAAGATGTTGAAGCCTCTCCAGCCGAAGAAGGGGGAGTTAGATTTTTAGGTAGACTGACTAGTCGGTTTTCTCTAAAAAATTATTTTTCTGTACCGGAGCAGTCTTTTGTTTTAGCTGAAGGTGAAGAAAAGACTATCCCAGTAACGATTACTTTACCTGACCAGGCGCCTGTTGGTAGTTTACATGCAGCGGTTTTGGTTACACCTAGGTTAGAAACGGTAACTGCTAGTCCCCAGACTAAACCCCGATTAGGTTTGTTGGTTTTTGTTAAGGTGGCAGGTGAAAAACAAGAGTCTGGTTTTTTGGCCAGTTTAAATCAGGGCAGATACGTTAACTTTGGTTCGCAGGCTATTAAATTTTCGATGTTGTTTAATAATAAGGGTAATACTTATTTGAATCCGTATGGTTTATTGTCTATTAAACCTTTGTTCGGCGGGCAGTCAAAAGAGATAGTGATCAAGCCTTGGTTTGTTTTGCCTCAGTCAGCTAGACAGAAAATAGTCTTGGCGCCTGAGTTGAAAACTGGTATTTACCAAGCGGAACTGCAATTAAATAGAGGTTATGAAAATATAATAGACAAAAAAACAGTCTGGTTTATAGTGCTTGGTTGGCTAACGGGTTTAATCATTGGAGGGATAATTATATTGTTAATTGGCGGTTTGATTTATCGTTTTATGATAAAATTAAAAACATGA
- the priA gene encoding primosomal protein N', producing MKVVTVIPLSKGVFRDHLTYFTTANLTPGALVTVPVRQGETDALVVEVKDASSVKSSLKKEDFSLKKITQIKQDHFFQPDFIKACQKSASYFLAPTGHIIKEFTPKIILENYSLIHSQPVFAKSNNLPNNSNIITEKYALQDDNNERLGFYKRTIREAFAQKKSVFICFPSSLDIDQIKSELSKGIEDHTFTLHNKLTQTDLIANWNKALANQKPIVILGTSLFLALPRADIKIFIIDQERSPYYKHLQRPFIDARVFIEHLAEATNGKLILGDSLLRTETIHKINEHTYLPTSIIKQRNKGQAESLVIVPPKKNNTDPTANIFSEELLSMIDYSIANNNRLVIISGRRGLYPITICNDCGTVVTCDQCTNPVSIHKTDEGAAFMCHRCGSIKPAEDKCIYCGGWRLALLGTGTEKIAETINHLFPATPMFKVDSDSVTPKKAKEEIKKFLATKGSVLIGTEMILHYLKEPLEYSALLSIDSLFAIPDFRINEKILNLVIETHKLATKHFIIQTRLIDHQLFNQALTGNLSDFFRNELEERQLLNYPPFSKLIKVSCSGSKQTVLNSINHLATDLKKYKPLVIPNLEAHHSHYRASLILKLPMTPLDPDLLNILSSLPPAWLIDVDPESIL from the coding sequence ATGAAAGTCGTCACTGTTATTCCATTATCAAAGGGTGTTTTTCGAGATCACCTCACCTATTTTACTACCGCCAACTTAACCCCGGGCGCTTTAGTTACTGTGCCAGTTAGACAAGGAGAAACGGATGCCCTGGTCGTCGAAGTCAAAGACGCTTCTAGCGTCAAATCTTCTTTAAAAAAAGAAGATTTTAGCCTCAAAAAAATCACCCAAATTAAACAAGACCATTTTTTCCAACCAGACTTTATTAAAGCCTGTCAAAAAAGTGCTAGTTATTTTTTAGCTCCGACTGGTCATATCATAAAAGAATTTACTCCAAAAATAATCTTGGAAAATTATAGTTTGATTCACAGCCAGCCCGTATTCGCCAAGTCAAACAATCTTCCAAACAATTCAAATATTATTACTGAAAAATATGCTCTTCAAGATGACAATAATGAGCGTTTAGGCTTTTACAAACGAACTATTAGAGAAGCGTTTGCTCAAAAAAAATCTGTTTTTATTTGTTTTCCTTCGTCTTTAGATATAGACCAAATAAAGTCTGAATTATCAAAAGGAATAGAAGATCACACTTTTACTCTCCACAACAAACTAACCCAAACCGACCTGATAGCTAATTGGAATAAAGCCCTGGCCAATCAGAAACCGATCGTGATTTTAGGCACCTCTTTATTCTTAGCTCTCCCCCGAGCGGATATCAAAATTTTTATTATTGACCAAGAAAGATCTCCTTACTACAAACACCTCCAACGACCTTTTATCGACGCTCGGGTATTTATTGAACACTTAGCTGAAGCGACCAACGGTAAATTAATATTAGGCGACTCCCTCCTCCGGACCGAAACAATTCACAAAATTAACGAGCATACATATTTACCAACCAGTATTATTAAACAACGAAATAAAGGCCAAGCTGAAAGTTTGGTGATTGTTCCACCTAAAAAAAACAATACTGATCCAACAGCTAATATTTTTAGTGAAGAATTATTATCAATGATTGACTACAGTATCGCCAATAACAACAGATTGGTAATTATTAGTGGTCGACGCGGTCTCTACCCTATTACTATCTGTAATGATTGCGGCACCGTCGTCACCTGCGACCAATGTACCAACCCTGTCTCTATCCATAAAACCGATGAGGGGGCTGCTTTCATGTGTCACCGTTGTGGCAGTATTAAGCCCGCTGAGGATAAATGTATTTATTGTGGTGGCTGGCGTTTAGCTCTTTTGGGTACAGGAACTGAAAAAATCGCCGAAACTATCAACCACCTCTTTCCAGCTACACCTATGTTTAAAGTTGATAGTGATAGCGTCACCCCGAAAAAAGCCAAGGAAGAAATCAAAAAGTTTCTAGCCACCAAAGGCTCAGTTTTAATAGGAACTGAAATGATTCTCCACTATCTTAAAGAACCCTTGGAATACAGCGCCCTTTTATCAATCGACTCTTTGTTCGCTATTCCTGATTTTAGAATCAATGAGAAGATTTTAAATTTAGTCATCGAAACCCACAAGTTAGCCACCAAACATTTTATTATCCAAACGAGACTGATTGACCATCAATTATTTAACCAAGCTTTGACCGGTAATCTCTCAGACTTTTTCCGCAACGAGCTAGAAGAACGTCAACTTTTAAACTATCCCCCCTTCAGCAAGCTCATTAAAGTTAGTTGTAGTGGCTCCAAACAAACCGTCCTAAATTCGATAAATCATCTAGCGACTGACTTAAAAAAATATAAACCCCTGGTGATCCCTAATTTAGAAGCCCACCACTCTCACTACCGAGCTTCGTTAATTCTAAAGTTACCGATGACGCCATTAGATCCTGACTTACTAAATATATTAAGCAGTTTACCACCAGCCTGGTTAATTGACGTTGACCCTGAGTCAATCTTGTAG
- the frr gene encoding ribosome recycling factor, whose protein sequence is MAYNFSPFKTQIEEIKTWLLGEFAMLRTGRATPTLLDSVMIDSYGSKMPIKHVANISSEDPKTLRITPWDASQIKAIETGIAASNIGVSTSPDSTSIRVIFPDLTEERRKMLVKLVGEKLEDARVSLRKEREKVTNDLNNQKKEGEISEDDLHRSKEELQKLVDEANRGLEGLADKKEVEIMEI, encoded by the coding sequence ATGGCTTACAATTTTTCACCCTTTAAAACTCAAATTGAAGAAATTAAAACCTGGTTACTAGGCGAATTTGCGATGTTAAGGACGGGACGGGCAACTCCGACCCTGCTCGACTCGGTGATGATTGACTCCTATGGCAGTAAAATGCCGATTAAACACGTAGCCAATATTAGCTCTGAAGATCCTAAGACTCTTCGCATTACGCCGTGGGATGCTAGTCAAATTAAGGCGATTGAGACGGGGATTGCGGCTAGTAATATTGGAGTGTCTACTTCACCAGACTCCACCAGTATTCGAGTAATTTTTCCTGATTTGACCGAGGAACGTCGAAAAATGCTGGTTAAGTTGGTAGGTGAAAAATTGGAGGATGCCCGGGTTTCTCTCCGTAAAGAACGAGAAAAAGTGACTAACGATCTTAATAATCAGAAAAAAGAGGGTGAAATTAGTGAGGATGATTTACACCGATCAAAAGAAGAACTTCAAAAATTAGTTGATGAAGCAAATCGGGGTTTAGAAGGTCTGGCTGATAAGAAAGAGGTAGAAATAATGGAGATCTAA
- a CDS encoding rod shape-determining protein, protein MAFFTRKLGIDLGTANTLVFLPGKGIVLNEPSVVAVSQIDNKVVAVGVEAKDMIGKTPDNIIAYRPMKDGVIADYRVTEAMLKYYISKALGKWSIWKPDVMVSVPAGVTSTERRAVIEAAMKAGARNAYVVKEPILAAIGAGIPIYEAKGHMVVDIGGGTTDVAVISLGGIVASTSVKHAGNKIDQAIADYIKKTFNLGVGDKTAEEVKIAIGSAVPMEEELVHQIKGRDFMTGLPRGVEIKTNEIVKAIDVELREIVKAIKAVFQDTPPELASDIIDQGIIMTGGSSQLRNLPELIYRRTGVKAYLADEALFCVAKGTGIALEHLETYKKSVIAKH, encoded by the coding sequence ATGGCTTTTTTTACCAGAAAACTCGGTATCGATCTCGGTACCGCTAATACTTTAGTTTTTCTACCTGGCAAGGGGATTGTATTAAACGAACCATCAGTAGTGGCGGTGTCACAGATTGATAATAAGGTGGTGGCAGTGGGCGTGGAGGCCAAGGATATGATTGGCAAAACACCCGATAATATTATTGCTTATCGGCCTATGAAGGATGGGGTGATTGCTGACTATCGAGTAACCGAAGCCATGCTTAAATATTATATTAGTAAAGCTTTAGGAAAGTGGAGTATTTGGAAACCAGACGTCATGGTGTCGGTGCCGGCGGGAGTTACTTCAACGGAAAGGCGGGCGGTGATTGAGGCGGCGATGAAAGCTGGGGCTCGTAATGCTTATGTAGTAAAGGAGCCAATTTTAGCCGCTATTGGAGCTGGTATCCCGATTTATGAAGCTAAGGGTCATATGGTAGTAGATATTGGTGGAGGGACCACTGATGTGGCTGTCATCTCTCTGGGCGGTATTGTAGCTTCGACTTCGGTGAAGCATGCGGGTAATAAAATTGACCAGGCGATTGCTGACTATATTAAGAAAACTTTTAATTTGGGTGTCGGTGATAAGACAGCAGAAGAAGTGAAGATTGCGATTGGGTCAGCGGTGCCGATGGAAGAAGAGTTGGTTCATCAGATCAAAGGGCGAGATTTTATGACCGGCTTACCACGTGGAGTTGAAATAAAGACTAACGAAATAGTAAAAGCGATTGATGTAGAGTTAAGGGAAATAGTAAAAGCAATTAAGGCTGTCTTTCAGGATACACCACCAGAACTGGCTTCTGATATTATTGACCAGGGAATTATTATGACTGGTGGATCGTCTCAGTTACGAAATTTGCCTGAGTTGATTTATCGTCGAACCGGGGTTAAGGCTTATTTGGCCGACGAAGCTTTATTTTGTGTGGCGAAAGGGACTGGTATTGCGTTGGAACACTTGGAAACTTATAAGAAGAGTGTGATTGCTAAGCATTAA